A window of the Roseburia sp. 831b genome harbors these coding sequences:
- a CDS encoding CPBP family intramembrane glutamic endopeptidase, with translation MDRKNAIRLYLTGTIGQIMVIAAIVCLLRRMRIVIDYTTGTGMIAIGIGGISSAMWGSIVTTRYRKISFKKIVIDFINIKQPVFSYLLVFMFLGIEFCYMLMGGTFQVSYWYIPVVLFVKAILFGGIEEVGWRYTFQPIVEEQHNYVVSTCMTFVFWGIWHIFYFYIEGSIQFVRVGSFLLGLLINCFILSALYKKTKSLWICVMTHALINTLSQISVGGNLIISLICKVIIICIAVFISRGVCIDNEKREGN, from the coding sequence GTGGATAGGAAAAATGCAATTAGATTATATTTAACTGGAACCATAGGTCAAATAATGGTTATAGCAGCTATTGTCTGCTTATTGCGTAGGATGAGGATTGTCATTGATTATACAACGGGAACCGGAATGATAGCAATTGGGATTGGTGGAATATCTTCTGCAATGTGGGGGAGTATTGTCACAACTCGCTATCGGAAAATAAGTTTCAAGAAGATCGTAATTGATTTTATAAACATAAAGCAGCCTGTCTTTAGCTATTTGCTTGTGTTCATGTTTTTAGGTATAGAGTTTTGTTATATGCTAATGGGTGGAACGTTTCAGGTTAGCTATTGGTACATACCGGTGGTATTATTTGTAAAAGCTATTTTGTTTGGTGGGATTGAGGAGGTAGGCTGGAGATACACTTTTCAACCTATTGTTGAGGAACAGCATAATTATGTGGTTTCGACATGCATGACATTTGTTTTTTGGGGAATATGGCATATTTTTTATTTTTATATTGAAGGATCAATACAATTTGTTCGGGTCGGGAGCTTTTTACTTGGACTTTTGATAAATTGTTTTATTTTATCTGCACTATACAAAAAAACAAAGAGTTTATGGATATGTGTGATGACACATGCATTGATTAATACATTATCGCAAATATCAGTTGGCGGAAATCTGATTATTTCACTGATATGTAAGGTAATAATTATTTGTATTGCCGTTTTTATTTCAAGAGGGGTATGTATAGATAATGAAAAAAGGGAAGGAAACTAA